From Salminus brasiliensis chromosome 12, fSalBra1.hap2, whole genome shotgun sequence:
ATGTATAATTGTATGAGcctatgtgtgggtgtgtgtgtgtgaggttatTTGGCCTGTGTCGCACCTGAGGGGAGAGAAACTGAGGCACTTGAGCGCGTAGACTAGGCTGGGAGGAGCTGAGAGGCGGCACTGTCGGCTGAGGAGGAGGCTGCTGCTGCACGGCCCGCGTTTGTGCTGTTCCACTACTGCCAAACATTCCACTctgcatctacacacacacacacacacacacacacacacacacacacacacacacacacacacacacaaataatgaACTATCCCCACCCAAACATCTTATCTTTATCAATGAGAGAAAGAATATCAAATCCCTGAAATTCCCGGATGTtgctgctctctctgactcaccTGTCTGTTGTTCAAGTTTTGCATGGCGACCCCAAGGCCCTGGCCGGGGAGGGCAGCACCGGCCAATGGGAGCTTCAGGCtgggagaaggcaaaaatggtgAAGTTTGGGCATCATCCGCTAAGCCACCATCCTAAAGAGGAAGGAGAATAACGTCACACAGGTCCATCAACACAAGCAGCTACTAGTACAAGACTCAACAAAACACATATGCTTCAAAACTTGGCGTTTTAATACCTGACGCTCTTacaatatagtgtgtgtgtgtgtgtgtgtgtgtgtgtcaggctgGTTTACTCAATCATCTTTTTgacatctatttagatgtcagtgtgttttaggctgtgtttTAGTTTTGTCTTTCAGCACAATGTAGTTGTtgatgtgttttttgtgtgtttttaaactcGATTTACTGATACTTGTTGTTTTTAGACTGATTTAGTGATTTTTCTTTGCAGATGGATTAAAGTGAATTATCTTTACAATTTACTCTGATTTACTTTAGCCTTACcttaatttgttttagactgATTTTGATTTTAGACTGATatctttttagatttttttagggTGATTTAGAGATTTTGTAGTGGTtgatgtggtgcaacagataagaccactacctgccagtaagctaccaagccatgtgggagactggggttcaattcccagtctgggtgactatggtGTGCTACACAAAtcagagtccttgggcaaaactcTGCACTGGCCCACTTCTGTGATACCagaaaccttgtaagtcgctctggataagaacgtcagctaaataccataaatgtaatttatgttCTTTAGAATGATTTTgagattttgtgtttttttttgtttcaggctatttatagatttttctttcagattttaggctgatttagagttgttgttttttttatttaggctAATGTATAAAGTTTTGTGTTTAATGCTGATTTacagttttctttttaaatgtaggcagattttgagatttgagatgttgagatgttttGATTTTAGACTGATTTTGAGATTTGATGTTTTGATTTTAGGCTGATTTAGccatttttaattttgttttcaTTCTAATTCAGAGATTAGTTTAGTGTTTTAGACTGCTTTAGAGATTTGTTTACAGTTTGTTCAAAGTTTGTTCAATtcatatttagttatttatcataatgttttggcccAGTTTATCTTTGTGTTTAGGGCCGATTTTGTGATTTTTCTTTATCTAATTAGAGATTTTATGTGTCTTTGGGTTGAAGTCTGTATGCTGTAACACACTCGTTGAACATGACTTGGCCTTCAAACCCTGTACAACTTTACACTGTATATCTTTTAGTTTGCAGTATTTCCAGATACAGCTCTGCGTCAATGTGCCTATTTTGCTCATTGTGGAACGCAAGAGCAGCTGcattataaacatttaaatgacaAGATAATAGATTTAATAATAGATTTCATTTTGTTTTCAATTCCAAACAACACGACTTCTCAGAAAACTGATTAGGTAAATAAATTGAACTAAGAGGGGCTCCTCATCACAGAAATGAAAGATAAAGGATGTTGGCATTACCTTATCCAGGAAGGGGGGGCGGTCTGAGGAGGATTCTTTGGAGATGACTGAAGGCCTGCCCATTGGTTTGTTGACTAGGCCGTTGTTGTAGTCAGAGATTCCCATCCCCCGCTTATCCAGCTCAGTCTTTTTCTCTAGCAGGGCGCCTACAACAGAAACATACACTTACCTTAATAAGCTCAATAAGCTCTAAGATACACTTTTAAATACACTGTCCGAAATTGATATAGTATACACATGATACACGCTGTTTAAACTGCAGGGGTCAAATGTCACTATACTGACCACATTCATCATATTTAAACTGACTGTGAGTTTGAAGGCAATGTGGTAACACATACTCATGGCCTGGTCCAGGTTCATGTTGTTGCTCTTCAGAGCCTCCTCTGCAGGGTCTCTCTGTGCACAgacaccaaaacacacagtgAGGAAGATGATCTTGGCCCCATTTTACAGAAACGTCCTATCTTAAGTCTTAAGTTAAAGGAATGGAAACTTGTATTTATCTAAGCAcggttgaataatgagagctcAGTACATTGAACCAAGCTGGCGAAGTGGTAAAACATGACAATGACTTCAGTAAAATCACCAGCTACAAGCAGCTCATCACCAAAAGACTCTCCTGCTAGTTATGGAAATAGCGGTCGCTATGTGAACCAGACCTTCGGACCTTGGCTTTTCCTAAgccagtgtctgcagaagggTGCCTCAACCGTGACACACTACATAGCAAAAACCAAGGGCAAAAAGagatccatgctaggctaacagcTAACACTAGCCTTTTACCATCCCTTCTCACAATCATCCGCTCCCTCAAAAAGAAATACCttagctgaactgaactggaggTGAACACAGGGAAAGTACCGGTTTACTTATTTACCAGTAAGACTGGAAAAAGCCGAACCCAGGGAAATGAGTGAACGGTGAAAACCACCACACGTCTCTTCAGACACATGCACAGCAAGCAAGTGCCTCTTTTTCTGCAGTAGACACCCGTGccggccagcactgcactggaatGATGTGAGGAGAAAGGGCCACCTTctcaccctggagagagcaaggccaattgggCTTTCTCGGGCCCCAGCTGCCAGTGGCTAGCAGCGTGACCGGGATTCAAACTAGCGACTAGCGAACAAACTCCTCTGGTcgtagtgacagtgccttattcCGCTGCACAACTCGGGCCCCTGGAAGAATCACTGTTGGTTCCGTAAAGAAGCctttaaaagtctttaaatCGCTAAGCGGCCCAGTTGAATAAGGTGCTAAGGAGCCCAATTGGCCATGTTCTCTCTGGGTCGGCTGTGTAAGAGCTAAGAGTGGATAAGGAATCTTGACTTTAGTTTATTTTAAGAGCTCTGGATCTTAACGATAAAACGCAGTTTGCAGCAAGACAGGGTAAGGCAGGGTTTTTCATGTCACCGACTTCAGGGGTTAAATCTACTACAGCaatacagcaacaacaacaacaagtctgTTAAATGCTACTCACATGGAAGCCCATGTCAGTCAGCTGCTTGATCAGGCGGTTCATAATCCAGGCATCGTCCTGTTTGTTAGGAACCTTGCCCTGTAAGACCAGGAAGAAAAAGGTAAGATCAGCCAAAACGTCTGGGGATTGTATCTTAAGGTTTTCTTTGATCAAAGACACCATGATGCACTGTACTTACTTTAAACAATTTGATAAAAATGGgcaaaacacacagcacaggTTAAAACAGTGGTTGGTAGTTCTGCTTGTAACTGTGTCTGTTTTTTATAGATAAGTGTCTCATACAGTTTAGAGACAATGCTATCATATGCGATGTGATGGTTTAGGCATGTAGTTCACGCAATACTTAGTGATGGAGTAAAAGCTTCCAAGACTAAACTTCACACATAGAATATGTTTTGgttatttgactttatttagGATTTTAATCCAGCTACATATTCCTAAAACGTTGCTCACTGAAAGCATTGAAAGGCGCAAAACACAGCATGAGAGGATCTCCCTGGTTTCTAGCTGACCTTCGGTGGACCCTTCTTGGGCGGGTTCCCCCAGGAGCTGCAGGACGAGTTGCTCTCCTGAGAAGCCGTGCTGTTCCACATGTCCCCCTCATCCTGCTCCCACTGCCCTGCTGATACGGCAACATCTTCACCACCTCCCCAGCCATCTTGCATAGATTTAGGGGCTAAAgaaaagaataataattaaataaataataaataaaaaattccaAGGTAACTTGCTGCAGCTGTTTGGGAGTTTGGGATCAAAAATCCAGTGTTCCAGTAGGAGGGAACATactacatttaattaatttcaaCAGTAGAGGGCAGTATAGTCAAAAGAATCACAAGGATAAATGGGCAGACATCTTACTGTGTTTGGAAAGAGCTAGCTTAAGACCAGTGTACTTACTGGGTCAACATAGACAGTTCTAAAGCTACGATTCTTGATCACATCACATTAATATCAGCCTGGCCATATGGTAGGTCAATATGGTGATCAGCCTGATATGGTTTGAAGAAAGTGTGTGATGACCTCATTACTTCAGTGCAAAGCTTGCTTCTTTAACACAGAATCGTAAATGACTTTTTCTTTGGAACTGCTTTAATATGCTAGTGAAGACCAACCTGGCTTGCAGGGGGCAGATACTGGTGGCACATTGCCCCGACCGTAGCCTTCAGGGTTACTGTCTCCCCAGCCTCCACAGCCTCCAGGAGGTTTTCCCCAGGCTGATGTGCCATTGTCTACACTTGCTGCTGGGGGTGCTGGCTCTCCCCATGAGGGCTCAGGTTTAGAGTGAACATTCGGCATCTCCCCCCATCCTGCAGAGAGACACAGTCAACCACAGGGATGTGTTATGAATGTATATGAGACACTTCAACAGACACTTGACATGGGGTTTCTAGTAGCCTAAACCTATACTCCAGTAAAACTGTTGTAAAAGCAGATAAATAAAAACTCAGGTATAAGTAAAAGCATGGTTCCAATAAACAATGTGCAAAAGTACAAGAGCATTTACGTATATACCGCATCTATTAGCAGAGAAACTACAGTTCGGAAGGTGCTATTCTTTTTGGTCTGATGCACTCTTGctgtaaaatgacatttttgaaACCTCAAAAATCTGATTTCTGACCAGTCAGCCAAGTAGTACACAAATATAATCAAGTATTCAAGCCATCAGTTCACCAAAACATTACTTGAGTGCTTACTCAGTTAATAAATGGAAATAGGCAATACCCAAATTTACGACTGATTATATCTGCAGACATCCTACCCACAGACTTCTTCTTGAAACCTGAACTTGTGGAACTGTAAGCAAAAAGGCCTGAGCACAGTCCAAACGGATGGCAGATGAAGGCTGTTTAATTCTTGGCACCAGTACGTCTAAAGGGCAGCCCTGAGGATGCCAGGTCCAGTCTGGCTTGGCAGGGTGGGTGCAGAGCAGGAGACGGGCAGCAGGGGGCGTCGGGCCCGTTCCAGCACCCTGCTGGGGCTCTGTGTAACTGTTCACAGATGGCGGCCCAACTCTAATTACACACTTCCTCCAGTCTCCAACACGGTGTGTATGACTGTTCTCGCAGGGAAAAATGTAAACAGTATTTTCGATTCGACTGACCCTTGATAAAACACCACCGTTAGACACGTCCTTGCATTGCTGGAAGAACAAAAGCGGACAGCCTCCTTCATGGGGGGGAGGGGATATGCTTGGTTTAGCAGCGTTTGTTCCAGTGCATATCAAAGGCAGGTACAAATACTATATTCTAATACCACAGCTTTTGCAATATGCATATAACAAAATCGCCGCCACTACTTTTGCCTTGGTCCCGCTGACCATCACTACCCTGCATTTTAAAACGTGCAAAGACGGTCCCCTCAACAAGCTCCAAGAAACCTAATTAGCACAAAACACAAGGCAGAGAAGCGACCTTACCTGGAGTCATAAGGGGCGCTCTGCTGTTAGGGGCCACAGTCTGATGCGGGCTTGCATTGTCAGGAGAGATATGGTTGTTGGCTGCATTTTGCCCTCCATGGCCATGGCCTTGCATGTGAGGCTGATTATGGTGGGTATGGTGATGATGGTTGTTGGGAGGATTGTTGGCATTTCCAGGGCCTGCTTTACCCTGAATTCCAGGATTGTTCCTGTCCCAGAGGTTGACCGTCTTGTTATAGCTGCTTGGATCACCCCAAGCTGAGGTACCGTCGTCAATCTCCATCTTGCGTCGGATGGAAGGTGGGGAAGGTTCTTCCCAACCTGTGGGCTCACCAATATGAttatgtttaacccctcctccGTTTCCTCCACTCCACCCAGAACCGCTCTGCTTGACAGAGCCAGGGCCTCCCCATGAGCCCATGCTCCCGCTACTACTATTGCCACTGCCGCCCTCCTGAGGCTTGTTGCTCCATCCCTGTGCTGGGGCACTGGACCGTTGTGCATCTCCCCAGCCTCCCCCGACTCCCGGGTTGGGTTTTCCCCATCCACGAGGGCCTTCTTTCCAGCCTGAACCCTCTCCCTCCCAGGAAGAGCTAGATGGCCCATTCTTCTTCCCTTCTCCAGAGTCACCCCATTCACCGGTAGACCCATTGTCTCCTCCAGCTCCATTGCCCCATCCATGGGATTGGGGCTTGGGGCCCTCACCCCAGCCCTGAGGTTTAGCCTTGGCATGGGAGTCATCCCAGGTTGGCGACTTCTCTTCAGAGCCCCAGGACTGCCCACTTTTTTGCAGGTTGCCACTGTGGCTTCCTGGTGGAGGGTTGCCCCAGCCCCCAGGACCAGTGGAGGGTTTCTTGTTGCTTGGGGGGTCTCCCCATCCAGAGCCAGGTTGAGTGGAGGTAGGCATGGCTGTCCCCCAGCCTGATGTAGCTGCAGCAGAGGGACAGGGGCCCTCACTCTTGCCCCCAGAGTCTGGTCTGGAGGCAGCGGCAGATGTTGCGTTGGCACTGCCAGGAGTTGCCGTTGGTCCCGCATTGGGTGCACTTGAGGATGTGCCCCAGGCTTCAGTGCCGATGTCGTTCTTGCGATTTGAACGTGCAGCTTCCTCGGTCTCCCAGGCCGTGTGCTGACGCACAGGGGTCTGGCCCCAGCCTGTGTTGCAAAGAACCCTTGGGTCCAGGTCCTGGGCAGGCAGAAGAGGTGGGGCCACATCTCTTTCTGAATGGTCTCTCCTGCGAGAGTTCCCATCCATGCTATCGCTGCTTCCCTCGCTGGCCGGAGCATTGGCTCCACTGCCCCAAGAATTGAGTTGCTGCTCTTGAGTAGGAGATCCTGCAGATTCCCACCTTTTAGGCTCACTGGTGGAATGCTTGCCCCAATCGCCACTGGAGGAAGGTTGTCCCCAGCCAGTGGTGCCTGAAGCCGTTCCTTGACCCCAGCTGCTCCCTGAGTCCCAACCCGAATCCTTGGAGCCACTGGCAGATTTGGCATCTCCGTTGCCCCAGACAGATCCCTCCTCCCCGTTGACCTGTGACGGTCCTGTTGAAGGCTGGACAAAGGAGCCCATGCACACAGGGGTGACGCCCCAGTTGGACAGGCCGTGCCCAGGGCTCATGGGCTCTTGCTTAGTGTGATTTGGTCCATCAGTGTTAAGGTTCTGAGGTTCGGAGCTAAAAGACACATTCGTGGACGGGGAGGAGTGTGGCTCTGAGGCGTCAGCGGGCACCATGCCACCCCAGGCGCTGCTGCTGCCATTGCTGCTACCGTTTCCGGCAGAGCTTCCATTGGCACCACCCATATTGCCACTGCTGCTGGTGCCAGTGGGCGGCGCACCAGGTGGGCTACAGAGATTAGTAGGAGGAGCATTGTTGGATCCTCCAGAGCTGCCACCCACGCCGGTCCCTTCATGTCCCAGGACTGGCCAGGCGGAGGGGTTGGCGTTGGGATTCAAGTTCAAGTTAAAGTTAGAGGAGCCCCAGGCCCTGGCTCCCATTGATGCACTGCTGCCGTCACTCTTCCCTTCCCCACCTCCAGCAGGTGAAGGGCCTGAGCCCCAGCCTCTGTTAGCCCCACCCTGGCTGGAGAGGAGGCCTCCTGAGTGGCCGGTACTGGCTTTACTGGGATGATTGGCGGGAAAGTGGCCTTGCTGGCCGGCCCCCGTGGCCATGCTCATGCTGTTTGTGCTGCTGTTGACGTCACCGACACTCTCAGTGTCCGAGGGGCATCCTGCAGGAACGTGGCTTTCGCTGCGAGAAATAGAAGGCCACGCCTCGGTATCGTTTTCGTCTATGATCAGTTGATCCCAGCTGTTGCTGCTGGTTGTAGGTACGGCGGCACTGCGATTTGTGGGTATATGTCCCCAGTGGGGATTCTCATACTGCGCTGTCTGGCCACTCTGCGGGGACAGCtctgtagagagagacagagagagagagaggaaaacagacagaaaaacatgaatattTCATGAATATATCAAACTTGCAAGCAAAACCATCAACACATAGGTCTTCAAATCTTCAAATTCATTCAATCTGTTCCACAATTTAATACCATAAACTGTTGGACACTAGGAGTTTGGCTCTGACTTTGCCTTTAAAATGACTGCCGCTTTAGTCAAATTCCGCTGCATTTAGAGAGGTCATCCAAGTCCTTGTAGCTGAACTCAGTCCTAGTGGTTCTCCATGCAGGTTCACATGCATGCGCAGCAGCCATAATTTTGCACTGCCGTCGCCGCAAATCTTTACCTCCATAACCACAGCCATCTCTGCTGGCCTGCCGAGCGGGACGTACACCCTTTGCTTTCAAAGAAACCGGTCCATTTCACAAGAAGCACTGGCAAGCTCGGAAAGCGATTAGACGTGCCCATATCGAGCCCAAGATCCAGGGATGATAATTACTTGGCGAGTGCCGCCCCACTTCCCTGGCATGGGTTCAACtctgttgctgtttttgttgttattgttgttttttttgtgggaCGCCTTTGCCTGCGCAGACACGGTTTAGCATGCGCTGGATCTGAGGAAAGCAACAGCATTCGTTCGTGCAGGCTGAAGTCAGCAGCCTGCAGAAATCACTTTTAACCACACATCAGACAGCACCAGAGGCGACGTGTGTGCGCGCGAGAGCGAACGAATGAACGAACGTGATCGCTCGAAcgggagagaagaaagagagaggaaaaaatgcGGGTAGGGTGCTTCCGACACGAGCGCTGTCCTTCTGGAGAGTCGCTGCGTAGTAAAAGGACGCCATTTTATCAAGCCTGAACCAGTGCCAAAAAAGCTTAGCGCTGCCATCGACATCTCAGATTTGCTGTGTTTTCGCGTTCAAGCACGGGATTTACTACCACAGAGCGTGGTGAGCCTGCGTGCCCTGCATTAAAGCGCCGCCGGCCCTGGCTTTGCCTTTTTATTTGCAGCTGTTATTTGCAGGACATTGCAAGCGCAGAATAAACAGAAGCAGCagtgctgcagagagagagagaagagagcggAGGAGGAACGGCTTATCATCTGGAAGgattgagggggggggggtgtgggttGGGGGTAGGGGTGGCGGTGGtagtggggaggggggtgggggggttgagtGGGTAGGGGTGGTGGAGGAAGGGTGGAAATGACGAAGAAGTGGAAAAGTACCTGAAGATAAAAGCCGCCCGACCATCCTCGCAGAAAGCTTTAGGTTTTGTGCACAGTTCTAGCCATTCCCGATACAAACATGTCTCCTGCTcaggcttcacttttgagacaCTGCCAAAACAACCAcggctcagagagagagagagagagagagagagagcaagagagagagagagggggaaagagtgACCGCCCCGTTCGTCAGGATCCAACATCCACCCTCCGCTCCCTCGCTCCAGCCTTTTATTTataactctctctctgctcagagAGCCGATCCGGTCTGAGAGTGCACGGCGGGTGAAGGTTAAAGCGGAGAGTCGTTTTCATTGTGCGGCCGTCGCGCGAGAGGGGAAAAACAAATCagaaaaggggggagggggaggggggaagAAGGGGGAATCCTTTCTGTGTTTTCCTTCCCTTggttctctctctgctctttcaTGCTTTGAAACTGTCACTAAATATTTAGCTGAGACCCACTCCCGCTGCAATTAGCATGGCTGCTCACAATGGAGCTCCCTGAATAGCAGCACAAAGACAAAAGCAGCCCCGTCCTGGAGCGTGTGGGCTGTACTGGAATGAgcgtcagacacacacacacacacacacacacacacacacacacacacacacacacacacacacacacacataagaagcgAGAGCACACATGTACACGTGCACACGTACacacttaaaaatgaaggtgcttcaaaggggttccttgagcgatgccatagaggaaccacttgtGATTCTAGAAAGAAGCTTGTTTATAATGGAGATcagtctgagtctgagtctCAAGAACCCTTCAGAGGTCTAAAGGACCTTCAAACCTTCACccgaggttcttcacactcctacACTAAGTCTTTTAAACGCACTTCTTCGTGGAACCGAAGGTGGTTCTTCTGCATTGTCGCTCAAATTGAACCCTTTGAAaggtctttattttttattctctacttttaagagtgtgttgGATGGTGAGCGGTCTGATCACCAGGGCACAGACGGTGTTGAGAGTAATCTACCAACACCAAGTCGTGCACTTTTAGGGATACAGCTCAAGGTTTTATTTAGAGGCCCTTCTCATGGAGGTGTTACCAGGTCAAGCGTTTTCCCCCTCTCCCACTGGAACAATGGGAGCACACAAATTTGTATAAAcatgatcagccacaacatcagGAGTCATGGACCGCCCCTTTAAGGCAATGAACCAAGGAGGATGGGAACAAAGTAGCATATAGAGGAATCTTCAAGGTGAAGAGAAACCAAGAGGTCAAAAACCATGTTCATCTACTGAGCTAGCATGTCCAAAACTAGCAGCTTCgcaggagaagaaaagaagccTTCTCCACTTTCACTGAAAGTCAGTGCCAATGTTTTTAGCCAAAGTCATTctcgagcatttctattggtccattcaccatctaattgtgacacaatgtaaagaacaactgccagatttcaAAGCGCGAACATGGGTAAAAGGgaatatacaaggtttttgcgcaAGAGTAACAATATTGAGAGTAAAAGAAATTTAActaatataaaaaagtaaaaaatggagataaatgGTTTCTGCGCAAGAGTGACAATAGGGAGAGTTATGGAAATTTAACCAATATGAAAAACAGGGAACAAGAATTCGGCGCGAGAGTGAAAACGAAAAAatttaaatggagatacaggtttttgGCAAGAGTAATGATAGGGAAAGTAAAGGAAATTTCATATGAAAAAAGGTATAAATAGATATACAAGACTTTTGCGCAAGAGTGAAGAAgggagtgcaaaagaaaatgtaaCCAATTTggaaaaaaggtaaaaatgaagatacaagaaTTTTGCGTGAGAGTGCAGAAATGGGGAGATaagaaaatgtatgtatgtataaatggacacttatacatttattatgtataaatgtatgtgagtcattattattattattattattattataaattcatCAGACTGCACTGACTTTCTGAAGACGTCAAATTCAGTAATTAAACTGAAactgtgtctaaaatgtgcagaaaatgatAGCTAAACATATTTAAGTCTGTTCTCTTAATTTACTTATTTTCTTTcataaaatcaacaaaatatgtcTCATACTTTTGCATAAGATCCAtaagaacaacagccagattcaatttatgtcaaaaagtaaagcaaataacaaaaacagaaatacagGCTGATACATGCTTTATGTTTGAGTAGCTTTGAGGGACGTGTTACCACTTCTtactttaaaaagaaaaaaacaaacaaacaaaaatgtgtcatttggccaagggtgcccaaacctttacTGTATTAGCAAGAGAGAAAGGATATTATCAGAGAGcacgagcaagagagagagagagagagagagagagagcgcgagcgagagagaaagagagagagagcgagaaagaaagagagcgcaggaaagcaaaacagcaagagtgcgagagagagagagagagagagagagagagcgagtgttAAAGGATGGCATTGTTTACAAATGATCTGAGCGCCTCCCGTACACACAATACTCCAAAGTCCACAGAGAACAGGCTCTTATTATACACTACACTCAAAGCCAGCTTTACTGCAGCCAAACAGGCGGTGATGTAATCTAAGCCTCATTACTAAAAATCAAAGGTGCTGCTGGGTTTCATACAAACTGGGCATTACAACCTGAGCACAAAAACAAGACGGATATATGCAATGTTGATACGTCAGAGGCCGACATATCATCTGCTGATTAATGAGAAAATGTACCCGTTATTACGATATTCCGATAATCAGACAATTATGTCCGATCATCAGTTTCAGACAATCAacgaaatgtaaataaaaaagtcatGTTCCGATACACTAAATTATGCTATGTTACAATATAATGAAGTGTTACAAAACTCTGCGGCACGTCATGTTCCGACGCGCCCTGTGCCAATACGCCCTGTGCCGATACGTCCTGTTCCGATAAACTGAATTATGCTATGTTATAAAATAATGTGTTACAACACTATTACACGTCCTGTTCCGATACGTCATGTTCCGACACACAAAATGATGCTATGTTACAATATAATGAAGTGTTACAACATTATGCGGCACGTCCTGTTCTGATATGTCATGTTCCGATACGTCCTGTTCCGATACGTCCTGTTCCGATACACTGAATTATGCTATGTTATAAAATAATGAGTTACAACACTATTACACGTCCTGGTCCGATACGTCATGTTCCGACACACTAAATTATGCAATGTTACAATATAATGAAGTGTTACAACACTATGCGGCACGTCCTGTTCCGATATGACATGTTCCGATATGCAGTGTTCCGATATGCCGTGTTCCGATACACTGAATTATGCTATGTTATTAAATAATGTGTTACAACACTAATACATGTCCTGTTCCGATATGTCCTGTTCTGATACACCATGTTCTGATACGCCATGAAATATGCTAGGAAACGATATAATGCAGTGTTGCAACACGATAGGTCATATTTCAATAGTCATCACACCACGCTACACTACAACATACTAGGACACTATATGTTACAATACAATGCAATGTTGCGACACTATGCGGTAAGTCGTGGTACTATACACCTTGTTACTACGTCATATTACAATACACTAAATATGCTATGACACCATAGGATACATCACAATATACTAAGGCATTATATGTTACAATACAATATGATGTTACGGTACTACAcgccatgttagaatatatcatGCTACGATACACACTATACGACAATAAAACGTTCTGACACTTTGCAATAAGACATGTTATGATGTATCATATATCATGTTACAATTCAATATGTAACTGTTCAACACAGTATGCTATCATTACCATATGTTACAATATGATGCATCAACGTAATGCTGCAGTACGACGTTACAGTAACCGATGGAGCTATTTAGACACTCCATTTGAGTCATAACTCaagctactttaatttgcacccaCTGCGGatta
This genomic window contains:
- the tnrc6c1 gene encoding trinucleotide repeat-containing gene 6C protein isoform X3 is translated as MEEKKKKKQEEKKKKEAAQKKAAEQKTKVPDSAKPGPAPLPPANPSTINPSVPSASSSTGVGVGVGGGNGKRAPSSTHQQQPAALRYPPREVPPRFRQHEHKQLLKRGQPLPAGSIAVVQPSAGSPAPQPYSSQTLSELSPQSGQTAQYENPHWGHIPTNRSAAVPTTSSNSWDQLIIDENDTEAWPSISRSESHVPAGCPSDTESVGDVNSSTNSMSMATGAGQQGHFPANHPSKASTGHSGGLLSSQGGANRGWGSGPSPAGGGEGKSDGSSASMGARAWGSSNFNLNLNPNANPSAWPVLGHEGTGVGGSSGGSNNAPPTNLCSPPGAPPTGTSSSGNMGGANGSSAGNGSSNGSSSAWGGMVPADASEPHSSPSTNVSFSSEPQNLNTDGPNHTKQEPMSPGHGLSNWGVTPVCMGSFVQPSTGPSQVNGEEGSVWGNGDAKSASGSKDSGWDSGSSWGQGTASGTTGWGQPSSSGDWGKHSTSEPKRWESAGSPTQEQQLNSWGSGANAPASEGSSDSMDGNSRRRDHSERDVAPPLLPAQDLDPRVLCNTGWGQTPVRQHTAWETEEAARSNRKNDIGTEAWGTSSSAPNAGPTATPGSANATSAAASRPDSGGKSEGPCPSAAATSGWGTAMPTSTQPGSGWGDPPSNKKPSTGPGGWGNPPPGSHSGNLQKSGQSWGSEEKSPTWDDSHAKAKPQGWGEGPKPQSHGWGNGAGGDNGSTGEWGDSGEGKKNGPSSSSWEGEGSGWKEGPRGWGKPNPGVGGGWGDAQRSSAPAQGWSNKPQEGGSGNSSSGSMGSWGGPGSVKQSGSGWSGGNGGGVKHNHIGEPTGWEEPSPPSIRRKMEIDDGTSAWGDPSSYNKTVNLWDRNNPGIQGKAGPGNANNPPNNHHHHTHHNQPHMQGHGHGGQNAANNHISPDNASPHQTVAPNSRAPLMTPGWGEMPNVHSKPEPSWGEPAPPAASVDNGTSAWGKPPGGCGGWGDSNPEGYGRGNVPPVSAPCKPAPKSMQDGWGGGEDVAVSAGQWEQDEGDMWNSTASQESNSSCSSWGNPPKKGPPKGKVPNKQDDAWIMNRLIKQLTDMGFHRDPAEEALKSNNMNLDQAMSALLEKKTELDKRGMGISDYNNGLVNKPMGRPSVISKESSSDRPPFLDKDGGLADDAQTSPFLPSPSLKLPLAGAALPGQGLGVAMQNLNNRQMQSGMFGSSGTAQTRAVQQQPPPQPTVPPLSSSQPSLRAQVPQFLSPQVQAQLLQFAAKNIGLNPALLTSPINPQHMTLLNQLYQLQLAYQRLQIQQQMLQAQRNVSGPIRQQEQQVARTINNMQQQIQQHQRQLAQALLMKQQPPPSHPGLHPGAGKSALDSFSAPQAPGLTVSDLQTKEPQSSPNSYSPYALSVLNPNMNVNCMEVGGLSMKDSPQPQSRLSQWTHPNSMENSSPMEPSLGKHGPSLGPPGKPPLDDSYSPYNLIPSSDSSASPLVPPDSWGQNKSANDKISNGNSITWPPEFCPGVPWKGLQNIDPETDPNVTPGSVPSGPTINTNIQDVNRYLLRDRSGGSSPTSSQSEAVPPCSDWPVSGYTSSFSLSSPDTDDTGTAYPESPLSLSQKPHLHPSPLTLQS